In a single window of the Thunnus albacares chromosome 1, fThuAlb1.1, whole genome shotgun sequence genome:
- the stard5 gene encoding stAR-related lipid transfer protein 5: protein MDYEHKAKAVADCLMSYKRDESGWKVCKKSNDVVVSWRPSSEFPGNVYKGDGVVSGSPEKVWECLKPVPNGLRVKWDNNVKRFELLEQITEDVSICRTVTPSAAMGIIAPRDFVDVILVKQYEDGTISSNATNVSHPGCPTQSGYVRGFNHPCGCICVPISGEPNKTQVFSFFQTDLGGFLPRSVVDSFFPSSMAEFYSNLAKAVKSLKDL, encoded by the exons ATGGATTATGAACATAAAGCGAAGGCAGTGGCTGACTGCCTGATGAGCTACAAGAGGGACGAATCCGGGTGGAAAGTCTGCAAGAAATCG AACGACGTGGTCGTGTCATGGCGTCCTTCATCTGAGTTCCCCGGGAATGT TTATAAGGGGGATGGAGTTGTCAGCGGCAGCCCGGAGAAAGTGTGGGAGTGTCTGAAACCAGTACCCAACGGGCTCAGAGTCAAGTGGGACAACAATGTCAAAAGGTTTGAGCTTTTGGAACAAATCACAGAG GACGTCTCTATCTGCCGAACAGTCACGCCCTCAGCAGCTATGGGTATCATAGCTCCACGAGACTTTGTAGATGTAATTTTAGTTAAGCAATACGAAGACGGCACCATTTCATCAAATG CCACCAATGTGAGTCACCCAGGCTGTCCTACCCAGTCTGGTTACGTGAGGGGATTCAACCATCCATGTGGCTGCATCTGTGTCCCCATCTCAGG AGAGCCCAACAAAACCCAGGTGTTCAGTTTCTTCCAGACAGACCTGGGTGGCTTCCTCCCTCGCTCTGTGGTTGACTCGTTCTTCCCCTCCAGCATGGCTGAGTTCTACAGCAACCTGGCCAAGGCTGTCAAATCCCTCAAGGACCTCTGA